In a genomic window of Shouchella clausii:
- the hepT gene encoding heptaprenyl diphosphate synthase component II, which yields MKLADIYKAFQGDIEFIEAELERTLSAKHPVLKEASTGLLKAGGKRIRPVLVLLAGKFGDYQLDRLKHIAVTLELIHMGSLVHDDVIDNAPLRRGRETVMSRWDNRVAMYTGDYIFGHAIETTKAFSDKQVHTIISDVMNQICRGEIEQIRDQYNWDQGLRIYLRRIKRKTALLIAVSCQLGAIVSGATAELQKNLYYFAYFLGMSYQIMDDILDFVGTNEQLGKPAGGDLRQGNVTLPALYAIEHTPGFKQRLEKSLTKESSLEMDMEPLLNEVRTSGGIEYAQAMSDRYLHKANTLLMEFPDIDAKRHLIEVASYIGRRKY from the coding sequence ATGAAGTTAGCAGATATTTATAAAGCATTTCAAGGAGATATAGAATTTATTGAAGCAGAATTGGAGCGAACCCTTTCGGCTAAACACCCTGTTTTAAAAGAAGCATCAACGGGGTTGTTAAAAGCCGGCGGGAAACGAATCCGTCCTGTGCTTGTGCTTTTGGCGGGGAAGTTTGGCGATTATCAATTAGACAGGTTAAAGCACATTGCCGTTACGCTTGAACTCATTCATATGGGTTCCCTTGTCCATGATGATGTCATTGATAATGCACCGCTAAGGCGTGGACGGGAAACAGTGATGTCTCGTTGGGATAACCGTGTAGCGATGTATACAGGCGACTACATTTTCGGGCACGCGATTGAAACGACAAAAGCCTTTAGCGATAAACAAGTCCATACGATTATTTCCGACGTCATGAACCAAATATGCCGAGGCGAAATCGAACAAATCCGAGACCAGTATAATTGGGATCAAGGTTTACGCATTTACTTGAGGAGGATTAAGCGCAAAACGGCATTGTTGATTGCCGTTAGCTGCCAGTTGGGTGCCATTGTTTCTGGTGCGACGGCTGAACTCCAAAAAAATCTTTACTACTTTGCTTATTTTCTTGGGATGTCTTATCAAATTATGGACGACATACTCGATTTTGTAGGCACCAATGAACAGCTAGGCAAGCCGGCTGGGGGCGATTTGCGCCAAGGCAATGTCACGTTGCCTGCGCTGTATGCAATTGAGCACACGCCTGGATTTAAACAACGGCTAGAGAAGTCGTTAACGAAAGAGTCGTCTTTAGAAATGGACATGGAGCCGCTATTAAATGAAGTCCGCACATCAGGCGGGATTGAATATGCACAGGCAATGAGTGACCGCTATTTGCACAAGGCGAACACGCTTTTAATGGAATTTCCAGACATTGATGCCAAAAGGCATTTAATTGAAGTAGCCAGTTACATAGGACGGAGAAAATACTAA
- the aroC gene encoding chorismate synthase, with the protein MRFLTAGESHGPQLTAIIEGVPAQLPLLAEDIDRELARRQGGYGRGRRMQIEKDRVQIVSGVRHGMTTGAPITFVVENKDWKNWTKIMGAEPISEEEAEKMRRKLTRPRPGHADLNGAIKYGHRDMRNVLERSSARETTVRVACGALAKVILKACGIEVAGHVREIGGIRAEKTNYATIQELQKRSEESPVRCLDEDASKKMMAAIDKAKQDGDSIGGIVEVVVAGVPIGLGSHVHYDRKLDGKIAGAVMSINAFKGVEIGIGFEAARLPGSQVHDEITWSEEEGYKRKTNRLGGFEGGMTNGMPIVVKGVMKPIPTLYKPLQSVDIDSKEPFAAGVERSDSCAVPAASVVCENVVAWEVANALLDTFGSDQLPLIQAAVERHHAASKEF; encoded by the coding sequence TTGAGATTTTTAACAGCAGGAGAATCACATGGGCCACAACTGACTGCGATTATTGAAGGCGTGCCAGCGCAATTGCCGCTTTTGGCAGAAGATATTGACCGCGAATTGGCAAGGCGCCAAGGCGGTTACGGCCGTGGTCGCCGTATGCAAATTGAAAAAGACCGCGTTCAAATAGTAAGCGGCGTGCGTCATGGCATGACGACTGGTGCCCCTATCACATTTGTTGTCGAAAATAAAGACTGGAAAAATTGGACAAAAATAATGGGCGCTGAACCGATAAGTGAGGAAGAAGCGGAAAAAATGAGGCGGAAGTTAACACGTCCCCGTCCAGGTCACGCTGATTTAAATGGTGCAATCAAGTACGGGCACCGCGATATGCGCAATGTCCTAGAGCGTTCATCTGCACGGGAAACGACTGTCCGCGTTGCCTGCGGGGCATTGGCAAAAGTCATCCTGAAAGCTTGTGGCATTGAAGTTGCCGGACATGTCCGCGAAATTGGCGGCATTCGGGCTGAGAAAACAAACTATGCGACGATTCAAGAATTGCAAAAGCGCTCAGAAGAGTCGCCTGTACGCTGTTTAGACGAGGATGCAAGCAAAAAGATGATGGCAGCCATTGACAAGGCAAAACAAGATGGCGATTCGATTGGTGGCATTGTTGAAGTTGTTGTTGCTGGCGTGCCTATTGGCCTCGGCAGCCACGTCCATTATGACCGCAAATTGGATGGCAAAATCGCTGGCGCGGTCATGAGCATTAACGCGTTTAAAGGCGTAGAGATTGGCATTGGCTTTGAGGCAGCACGGCTTCCAGGCAGCCAAGTTCATGATGAGATAACTTGGAGCGAAGAGGAAGGCTACAAGCGGAAGACGAATCGCCTTGGCGGTTTTGAAGGCGGGATGACCAACGGCATGCCCATTGTCGTAAAAGGTGTGATGAAGCCGATCCCAACGTTGTATAAGCCGCTGCAAAGCGTAGATATTGATTCGAAAGAACCATTTGCCGCAGGTGTTGAACGTTCCGATAGCTGTGCCGTCCCCGCTGCATCGGTTGTCTGTGAAAATGTGGTAGCGTGGGAAGTTGCCAATGCCTTGCTCGATACATTTGGTTCTGACCAGCTTCCTCTGATCCAGGCTGCTGTAGAACGTCATCATGCCGCTTCAAAGGAGTTTTAA
- a CDS encoding CheR family methyltransferase gives MRMDEDYEQFVTTFYKLSGIHLQAYKETQMKRRLTALRDKRQFSSFSSYANAMANDPLLLTECVDRVTINVSSFFRNRTRWETLRTEILPRLATKKSGLNIWSTACSTGEEPYSLAMLIKEANIPLQNKTILATDIDSAILEKARLGLFRQDAFKEMNSQFQHAYFRKQGDDFAITEDVKKLVNFKRLNLLADEYPTRCDLIICRNVLIYFTEEAKRTIFKKFSESLVRGGVLFVGSTEQIFDPQQYGLQAIKPFFYEKVT, from the coding sequence ATGAGAATGGATGAAGATTATGAACAATTCGTTACTACTTTTTACAAACTGAGTGGCATTCATTTGCAAGCATATAAAGAGACGCAAATGAAACGGAGGCTCACGGCACTACGCGATAAACGGCAATTTTCAAGCTTTTCTAGCTATGCGAACGCGATGGCAAATGATCCTTTACTGCTTACAGAATGCGTGGATCGTGTCACGATCAATGTCTCTTCGTTTTTCCGCAATCGCACCCGTTGGGAGACATTACGTACAGAGATTTTGCCGCGACTAGCAACGAAAAAAAGCGGCTTGAACATCTGGAGCACCGCCTGTTCGACTGGCGAAGAACCGTATTCATTGGCGATGTTAATCAAAGAAGCAAACATTCCTTTACAAAATAAAACGATTCTTGCGACCGATATCGACTCTGCCATACTCGAAAAGGCACGCTTGGGCCTTTTCCGCCAGGATGCATTCAAAGAAATGAATAGCCAGTTCCAACATGCCTATTTTCGTAAGCAAGGGGACGATTTTGCAATCACAGAAGATGTGAAAAAGCTTGTGAATTTTAAGCGCCTTAACTTACTTGCTGACGAGTACCCAACACGCTGCGATTTGATTATTTGCCGCAATGTGCTTATTTACTTTACAGAGGAGGCAAAGCGAACGATTTTCAAAAAATTTAGTGAGTCTTTGGTTCGTGGCGGTGTTCTGTTTGTCGGCAGTACGGAACAAATTTTTGATCCTCAACAATATGGTCTACAAGCAATAAAGCCGTTTTTTTATGAAAAAGTAACATGA
- the trpC gene encoding indole-3-glycerol phosphate synthase TrpC: MLEKILATKREEISQLQLPKKQYFPKKSLKASLQKPSLPLGLIAEIKQASPSKGVLCETISPTAIARVYEEGGASAISVLTDRTYFQGDIAYVAEVKKTVSLPVLRKDFILSPLQVEETACIGADAMLLIAGTMEAKQLHELYELAYSKGVECLVEVHSEEELESLLAVFTPEVIGINNRNLKTFQTSVAQTEQIAKMVPKEALLVSESGIHTPDDIARVKKAGANAVLIGEQLMRKDDKRQAIIDLFSESAINQ, encoded by the coding sequence ATGCTTGAGAAAATTTTGGCGACAAAACGAGAGGAAATCAGCCAACTCCAGTTGCCTAAAAAGCAGTATTTTCCGAAAAAAAGTCTGAAAGCGTCCTTACAGAAACCGTCTTTGCCACTAGGGCTAATTGCAGAAATAAAACAGGCTTCCCCTTCGAAAGGGGTTTTATGTGAGACGATTTCACCAACAGCGATTGCACGGGTTTATGAAGAGGGTGGCGCAAGCGCAATTAGCGTTTTGACAGACCGTACGTACTTTCAAGGTGACATTGCTTATGTAGCTGAAGTGAAAAAGACCGTGTCTTTGCCGGTATTGCGGAAGGATTTTATTTTGTCGCCCCTTCAAGTGGAGGAAACGGCGTGTATTGGCGCAGATGCCATGTTGTTAATAGCTGGTACAATGGAAGCGAAGCAGCTCCACGAACTATATGAACTAGCGTATAGCAAAGGGGTGGAGTGTTTAGTTGAAGTCCATAGCGAAGAAGAGCTAGAGTCGCTTCTTGCTGTTTTTACACCAGAAGTGATAGGTATCAATAACCGCAATTTAAAAACGTTCCAAACATCGGTTGCCCAAACCGAGCAGATTGCAAAAATGGTGCCGAAAGAAGCGTTGCTTGTGTCCGAGAGCGGCATTCATACACCTGATGACATTGCGCGTGTAAAGAAAGCCGGAGCGAACGCTGTGCTGATCGGCGAACAGTTGATGCGTAAAGACGATAAAAGGCAAGCGATCATCGACTTGTTTTCTGAAAGTGCGATAAACCAATGA
- a CDS encoding menaquinone biosynthesis protein: MSLHVGEIAYTNTLPFFFELDRSSLEQHGICITQNVPAHINHMLASGELQAAAISSFSYGKNEKDYVVLPDLCVASAGMVHSLLLFSKVPINKLEGESVALTTSSETTVHLLKLVLKRFYQVTPCYKQEKPDLANMLTSHTAALLIGDDAIRERHADVPYVYDLGQLWYEWTGLPMTYALFAVRRDALESKAEEINVLHQSLRKSYLRTAADGYRQINRYLERKGMASLSFWDMYFEALLHQPTSKTEQGLLYYFQLCYEEGFLEREVPTLRKWRPTTSVIKYKQ, encoded by the coding sequence ATGAGCTTACATGTTGGAGAAATTGCATATACCAACACATTGCCGTTTTTCTTCGAGCTAGACCGCAGCTCATTAGAACAACATGGCATATGCATAACGCAAAATGTACCGGCGCACATCAACCATATGCTAGCCTCTGGTGAACTTCAAGCTGCCGCCATATCGTCTTTTTCCTACGGCAAAAATGAAAAAGACTATGTGGTGTTACCGGATCTTTGTGTTGCTTCGGCTGGCATGGTTCACTCTCTGCTCTTGTTTTCAAAAGTGCCGATTAATAAGCTTGAGGGCGAGTCGGTGGCTTTGACAACAAGCTCAGAGACAACGGTTCATTTGCTGAAACTCGTATTAAAGCGTTTTTATCAGGTAACACCTTGCTATAAACAAGAAAAACCTGATTTGGCAAACATGCTTACATCCCATACAGCAGCCCTTTTAATAGGCGATGACGCGATTCGAGAGCGCCACGCTGATGTCCCTTATGTGTATGACCTTGGCCAGTTGTGGTATGAATGGACGGGCTTACCGATGACGTACGCATTATTTGCAGTTAGGAGAGATGCGCTCGAAAGCAAAGCGGAAGAAATTAACGTGCTGCACCAGTCCTTACGAAAAAGTTATTTGCGAACAGCAGCGGATGGGTATAGGCAGATAAACCGTTATTTAGAGCGTAAAGGAATGGCAAGCCTTTCTTTTTGGGACATGTATTTTGAGGCACTGCTTCATCAGCCAACAAGCAAAACGGAGCAAGGTTTGCTGTATTATTTTCAGCTTTGTTATGAAGAAGGCTTTCTTGAACGGGAAGTGCCTACATTGAGAAAGTGGAGGCCGACCACGTCTGTTATAAAATATAAGCAGTAA
- a CDS encoding UbiA-like polyprenyltransferase: MATAALNKTKTFLRMIKFEHTIFALPFAFLAMLLGSLIAYGQFPSLLQWLWVTLAMVGARSAAMSLNRVIDAKFDRENPRTANREIPAGLLSKADVWIFIVASFALLFLAASQLNILSVYLLPIAVFFLVFYSYTKRFTWACHLILGITIGIAPLGGWVAVTGQLPLASFCLFLAVMFWLAGFDTVYATQDAEYDQTHGLHSIPSRFGIKKALWIARCFHVVSFAFFVGLYFLTPLTWIYLVGVALSGMIMIYQHLIVSEKDLSKVQLAFFPMNGTLSVVMFLFAFADMLVIRFY, from the coding sequence ATGGCTACTGCAGCTTTAAATAAAACGAAAACCTTTTTGCGAATGATTAAGTTTGAACATACGATTTTTGCATTGCCGTTTGCATTCCTAGCAATGTTGCTTGGCAGTTTAATTGCTTACGGACAGTTTCCTTCATTGCTTCAGTGGCTTTGGGTGACATTGGCGATGGTCGGAGCAAGGAGTGCCGCGATGTCGCTCAACCGTGTAATAGACGCCAAATTTGATCGTGAAAACCCTAGAACGGCAAACAGGGAGATACCAGCAGGGCTGTTATCGAAAGCGGATGTCTGGATTTTTATTGTCGCTTCTTTTGCACTTTTGTTTTTGGCTGCTTCGCAGTTAAATATTCTATCCGTCTATTTGCTGCCAATTGCCGTATTCTTTCTTGTGTTTTATTCCTATACCAAACGTTTTACGTGGGCATGCCACTTGATTTTAGGGATAACGATCGGGATTGCGCCTCTAGGCGGATGGGTTGCTGTAACAGGCCAACTGCCATTGGCTAGCTTTTGTTTGTTTTTGGCTGTTATGTTTTGGCTTGCTGGTTTTGACACCGTGTATGCAACACAGGATGCTGAATACGATCAAACACACGGGCTCCATTCGATTCCAAGCCGTTTCGGCATCAAAAAAGCGTTATGGATCGCCCGTTGTTTTCATGTCGTCAGTTTTGCGTTTTTTGTCGGTCTCTACTTTTTAACGCCTTTGACATGGATTTACTTAGTGGGCGTCGCCCTTTCAGGAATGATTATGATTTACCAGCATTTAATTGTTTCTGAGAAAGATTTATCAAAAGTGCAATTGGCGTTTTTTCCGATGAATGGGACGCTTAGTGTCGTCATGTTTTTGTTTGCTTTCGCTGATATGCTTGTTATCCGGTTTTATTAA
- the trpE gene encoding anthranilate synthase component I: MKKTPFASFQQAYNRYGTCFYSETVFADGLTPIQMFQALQEKATYLLESNDVQSEWSNYSFIGLSPIYECVEENGSYKTIHLQTGKVIASALNFEACYQKTVSHIDPQPSEMEIPFQGGAVGYVSYDAVEEMEPVIKRSDQRSCPYYHFIFCEQLLSFHEQTKQLTLIQLVKSGLQPAEQAFAEAQAKIRTLIGKLESAKAPVLPHMVTKKQLPIEVRSNYSKQGFINDVNRIKAYIQAGDIFQAVLSQRLEMTVSVGGLDLYRVLRYVNPSPYLYYIKIGKKEIIGSSPEKLVQVRGDHVEIHPIAGTRERGQTAAEDEALARELLADDKERAEHHMLVDLARNDVGKVSVYGSVEVPSLMEIGKFSHVMHLVSKVTGKLKPEATPYDALKAAFPAGTLSGAPKIRAMQILNELEPTRRGIYGGAICYMDFNGNIDSCIAIRTIVLEGNCATIQAGAGIVADSDPEKEYEETLNKAKALIHAIEQTEALFAKAVRLS; the protein is encoded by the coding sequence ATGAAGAAAACCCCTTTTGCATCTTTTCAGCAAGCCTACAACCGTTACGGTACATGCTTTTATAGCGAAACGGTATTTGCCGATGGCTTGACGCCTATTCAAATGTTTCAAGCATTGCAAGAAAAAGCGACCTATTTGCTCGAAAGCAATGACGTACAGTCGGAATGGTCCAATTATTCCTTTATTGGTTTGAGCCCAATTTATGAGTGTGTAGAAGAGAACGGGTCTTATAAAACCATTCATTTGCAGACTGGTAAGGTGATTGCAAGTGCGTTAAATTTCGAAGCATGTTATCAGAAAACCGTTTCACATATCGACCCGCAACCGAGCGAAATGGAGATTCCTTTCCAAGGAGGCGCCGTAGGCTATGTCAGCTATGACGCGGTCGAAGAAATGGAGCCTGTCATCAAGCGGAGCGATCAACGTAGCTGCCCGTATTACCATTTCATTTTTTGTGAACAGTTGCTGAGCTTTCATGAGCAAACAAAGCAATTGACGCTGATTCAATTAGTCAAAAGTGGCTTGCAGCCAGCAGAACAAGCTTTTGCCGAAGCGCAAGCGAAAATTCGTACGCTAATCGGCAAATTGGAAAGTGCTAAAGCGCCTGTTTTGCCACATATGGTCACGAAAAAGCAGCTGCCGATCGAAGTTCGCTCCAACTATTCGAAACAAGGCTTTATAAACGATGTAAACCGGATCAAAGCTTATATCCAGGCAGGTGACATTTTCCAAGCCGTTTTGTCACAACGGCTCGAAATGACCGTTTCTGTTGGCGGGCTCGATTTGTACCGTGTGCTGCGCTATGTTAACCCTTCGCCGTATTTGTACTATATTAAAATTGGAAAAAAAGAAATCATCGGAAGTTCGCCAGAAAAGCTTGTCCAAGTGCGCGGTGACCATGTCGAAATACACCCAATTGCAGGCACGCGCGAGCGTGGGCAAACGGCGGCCGAGGACGAAGCGTTAGCCCGTGAGTTGCTAGCTGACGACAAAGAACGGGCTGAGCACCATATGCTTGTTGACTTGGCGCGCAATGACGTTGGCAAGGTTTCGGTTTATGGAAGCGTAGAAGTCCCCTCTTTAATGGAAATAGGAAAATTTTCTCATGTGATGCATCTCGTCTCTAAAGTAACAGGCAAATTAAAGCCTGAAGCAACGCCTTATGACGCCTTAAAAGCGGCATTTCCTGCTGGGACTCTTTCTGGTGCACCGAAAATTCGCGCTATGCAAATTTTAAATGAGCTAGAACCGACTAGACGGGGCATCTACGGAGGCGCCATTTGCTATATGGATTTTAACGGCAATATTGATTCTTGCATTGCGATTCGTACGATTGTTCTGGAAGGCAATTGCGCCACCATCCAAGCAGGAGCAGGCATTGTCGCAGATTCAGACCCAGAAAAAGAATACGAAGAAACATTGAACAAAGCAAAGGCACTTATTCATGCGATTGAACAGACAGAAGCGTTGTTTGCAAAGGCGGTGCGTTTGTCATGA
- a CDS encoding phosphoribosylanthranilate isomerase translates to MKLKYCGLHQQEDVEVAAASHCDYMGFVLANSKRKVALHDVAQWLATTDMSTKQTVALFVNESLDTIAQVASSGLFDVIQLHGTETPAFLQAVKDRTQKQVWKAIHHSSSALSIMQAFAGIADGYVIDCKSAKGWGGTGESFDWKQIPSYTEEGVRQGTQVLIAGGITPENVVELARYQIDGLDVSSGIEENGKKSVAKIARLEQEAGVHYAGNNTR, encoded by the coding sequence ATGAAACTAAAATATTGTGGACTGCATCAGCAAGAGGATGTCGAAGTGGCAGCGGCTTCTCACTGTGATTATATGGGTTTCGTATTGGCAAACAGCAAGCGCAAAGTTGCCCTTCATGACGTAGCGCAATGGTTGGCCACAACTGACATGAGCACGAAGCAAACGGTAGCGCTTTTTGTGAATGAATCACTTGACACAATCGCACAAGTTGCCAGCAGCGGCCTATTTGATGTGATCCAGTTACATGGCACCGAAACGCCTGCCTTTTTGCAGGCCGTCAAGGACCGAACACAAAAGCAGGTATGGAAAGCGATCCATCATTCAAGCAGCGCGCTCAGCATCATGCAGGCTTTTGCAGGCATTGCCGATGGCTATGTAATTGATTGTAAAAGTGCCAAAGGCTGGGGCGGAACAGGCGAATCATTCGACTGGAAACAGATCCCTTCTTATACGGAAGAAGGAGTTCGGCAAGGTACGCAAGTGCTTATTGCAGGCGGAATTACGCCTGAAAACGTCGTCGAGCTTGCCCGCTACCAAATAGACGGACTGGATGTATCGAGCGGAATTGAAGAGAACGGAAAAAAAAGCGTCGCAAAAATAGCGCGCCTTGAACAAGAAGCGGGGGTCCATTATGCAGGAAACAATACCAGATAG
- the aroH gene encoding chorismate mutase, which translates to MIRGVRGATTVTKNEAQEIEQATEALVREMVSQNALQPEQIAQVIVTATNDIDATFPAKAVRHLQGWQYVPVMCAQEIPVKGSLPLCIRVMMTVNTSLKQEEIRHVFLEGAIVLRPDLLKK; encoded by the coding sequence ATGATTCGTGGCGTCCGAGGTGCAACAACAGTTACAAAAAATGAGGCACAAGAAATTGAACAGGCCACAGAGGCACTCGTGCGGGAAATGGTCAGTCAAAATGCGTTGCAGCCAGAGCAAATTGCCCAAGTGATTGTGACCGCTACAAACGATATTGATGCTACATTTCCGGCGAAGGCGGTCCGGCATTTACAAGGATGGCAATACGTTCCTGTGATGTGCGCTCAAGAAATTCCGGTAAAAGGAAGCTTGCCCCTTTGTATCCGTGTAATGATGACAGTGAATACATCTTTAAAGCAAGAGGAGATTAGGCATGTTTTTTTAGAAGGGGCGATTGTGTTGCGTCCTGATTTATTAAAAAAATAG
- the trpD gene encoding anthranilate phosphoribosyltransferase, with amino-acid sequence MMKQVLNKCLMGESLSVQEAEQVMEQIMSGRATASQVASLITMMRVRGETAEEILGFAKGMRAYARRFPSVIEGAIDTCGTGGDGLGTFNISTASALVLGSLGVPVAKHGNRSVSSKSGSADVLEELGINIQASVEEACQMLETTNLCFLFAPLYHQSMRHVAGPRKEIGFRTIFNLLGPLTNPAGARYQLLGVYDEAAALKMGEALRQLGSEHSLLVTGADGLDECAIHGDTHVVEVKDGTCETYRFSPDDVGLPLGNLADIQVDTPAESAALIHAIFSGDGPQAAKNIVALNAGAALYACENASHIAEGVHYASKAIESKQAFRYLQSLQQQGRGIKHA; translated from the coding sequence ATGATGAAGCAAGTGCTGAACAAATGTTTAATGGGCGAATCCTTGTCTGTCCAAGAGGCGGAGCAAGTGATGGAACAAATCATGTCAGGGCGTGCGACCGCCAGCCAAGTGGCGAGCCTCATCACGATGATGCGCGTTCGTGGCGAGACTGCGGAGGAAATTCTCGGCTTTGCCAAAGGGATGCGCGCTTATGCGCGCAGATTCCCTTCTGTCATTGAGGGGGCGATTGATACGTGCGGCACAGGAGGAGATGGACTAGGAACGTTTAACATCTCGACTGCGTCAGCGCTCGTTTTGGGGTCGCTCGGTGTCCCTGTCGCCAAACATGGCAATCGCTCTGTCTCTTCCAAAAGCGGCAGTGCTGATGTGTTGGAAGAGCTCGGCATCAACATTCAAGCTTCCGTTGAAGAAGCTTGCCAAATGCTTGAAACAACAAACTTGTGCTTTTTATTTGCGCCGCTGTACCACCAGTCAATGCGCCACGTCGCTGGCCCACGGAAAGAAATTGGCTTCCGTACCATTTTTAATTTGCTAGGTCCGCTTACGAACCCAGCCGGTGCCCGTTACCAACTTCTCGGCGTTTACGATGAAGCAGCCGCTTTGAAAATGGGAGAAGCATTGCGCCAGCTTGGTAGCGAGCACAGCCTTTTAGTTACAGGCGCTGATGGCCTTGATGAATGTGCCATTCATGGCGACACACACGTAGTGGAAGTGAAAGATGGTACGTGCGAAACGTATCGGTTCTCACCTGACGACGTAGGCTTGCCGCTTGGAAATCTTGCTGATATTCAAGTAGATACGCCTGCTGAAAGTGCTGCGTTAATCCACGCGATTTTTTCAGGCGACGGGCCACAGGCAGCTAAAAACATTGTTGCTTTAAATGCCGGGGCAGCGTTGTACGCCTGTGAAAATGCCAGTCACATTGCTGAAGGCGTTCACTATGCCAGCAAAGCAATAGAGAGCAAACAGGCGTTTCGCTATTTGCAATCATTGCAACAACAGGGAAGGGGAATCAAGCATGCTTGA
- the aroB gene encoding 3-dehydroquinate synthase → MFVDIHTSSKQYKAEVGPGILREAGKTIEALAPASSYLIVSDENVANRYLDVLVSSFTKAPHTFVVKAGEQSKSFQVYEQLVVFCLEKQLDRQSVIIAFGGGVIGDLAGFVAGTYMRGVRFIQVPTTLLAHDSSVGGKVAVNLPAAKNMIGVFHQPEAVLFDTELLATLPEDEWRSGFAEIVKLGFIADASFLAWLRETVPSLTSIKADHLQKMVAKAIAIKANIVGKDEKEHGIRAHLNFGHTLAHAIEAELGYGKVTHGEAVAIGMRFAFRLSLRFTEEDLRLADYEDWFSALGYDLRLPAGLSAQRLLARMKSDKKTNAGKIVMVLLAQLGAAYTKTVDEHLLLELLEEELGGRS, encoded by the coding sequence ATGTTTGTGGACATTCACACCTCTTCAAAACAATACAAGGCTGAAGTGGGGCCAGGGATTTTGCGGGAGGCAGGCAAAACGATTGAAGCGCTTGCCCCGGCTTCTTCCTATTTGATCGTTTCAGATGAAAATGTCGCAAACCGTTATCTCGATGTGTTGGTTTCTTCTTTTACAAAAGCTCCTCATACGTTTGTCGTGAAAGCGGGGGAACAATCAAAGTCTTTTCAAGTGTATGAGCAGCTTGTTGTTTTTTGTTTGGAAAAACAGCTTGACCGCCAGTCGGTTATCATCGCCTTCGGAGGCGGCGTTATCGGCGACTTGGCCGGGTTTGTAGCGGGCACCTATATGCGTGGCGTTCGCTTTATCCAAGTTCCGACTACTTTACTCGCCCATGATTCAAGCGTTGGCGGAAAAGTAGCAGTCAACTTGCCTGCCGCTAAAAATATGATTGGCGTTTTTCATCAGCCTGAAGCTGTCTTGTTTGACACAGAATTGTTGGCAACTTTGCCGGAAGACGAATGGCGTTCTGGTTTTGCAGAAATCGTTAAACTTGGTTTTATAGCCGACGCGTCTTTTTTAGCTTGGCTGCGTGAAACAGTGCCTTCACTAACAAGTATAAAAGCAGATCATTTGCAAAAAATGGTGGCCAAGGCAATTGCCATCAAAGCTAACATTGTTGGCAAAGATGAAAAAGAGCATGGCATCCGCGCCCATTTGAATTTTGGTCATACACTCGCTCATGCGATTGAAGCAGAACTGGGGTATGGAAAGGTAACCCATGGCGAAGCGGTGGCAATCGGCATGCGTTTTGCTTTTCGCCTTAGCCTCCGTTTTACGGAAGAGGATTTGCGGCTTGCCGATTATGAAGATTGGTTTTCTGCCCTCGGTTATGACCTTCGTTTGCCAGCAGGGCTTTCAGCACAACGGTTGCTTGCCCGTATGAAAAGCGACAAAAAAACGAATGCAGGAAAGATTGTCATGGTGTTGCTCGCACAGCTTGGAGCCGCCTATACAAAAACAGTCGATGAACATTTGCTTTTAGAGTTGTTAGAAGAAGAACTGGGAGGAAGATCATGA
- the ndk gene encoding nucleoside-diphosphate kinase yields the protein MERTYVMVKPDGVQRNLIGNIVSRFEQKGYTLAAAKLVTLSKETAETHYSEHRERPFFGELVSFITSGPVFAMVWEGEGVIKAARQLIGATNPSEAAPGTIRGDLAVNVGMNVVHGSDSPESAEREIAIFFKEEELNDYQKDSNKWV from the coding sequence ATGGAACGTACATACGTAATGGTTAAGCCTGATGGCGTACAACGTAATTTGATTGGAAACATTGTATCGCGGTTTGAACAAAAAGGGTACACGCTTGCTGCAGCTAAGCTGGTCACGTTAAGCAAAGAAACGGCGGAAACGCATTATAGCGAACATCGGGAACGCCCGTTTTTTGGCGAGCTTGTTAGCTTTATTACTTCCGGACCTGTGTTTGCGATGGTTTGGGAAGGAGAAGGGGTTATTAAAGCAGCTAGACAACTCATTGGCGCCACCAATCCTAGCGAGGCTGCTCCAGGAACGATACGCGGCGACTTAGCAGTAAACGTTGGCATGAATGTCGTACACGGATCTGATTCCCCAGAATCTGCCGAGCGTGAAATCGCTATTTTCTTTAAAGAAGAAGAACTAAACGATTATCAAAAAGACAGCAATAAATGGGTTTAA